Part of the Paenibacillus terrae HPL-003 genome is shown below.
GATCGGGCGATATCTGAGGGCGGCGCAGTCACTTCCTTTCCGGGTATGGGGTGTCAATTTGCTCGGTAATATTGGTATTTTCGTCCCGTTTGGCATCCTTCTGCCTATCATTTGGGTATCCTTACGCAGATTAGGTAGCTTGCTGCTGACAGTGGTGGTCGCGCTGGTCATTCTTGAAGTGTCCCAAATGCTGCTCGGCGCAGGCACGATGGACGTGGATGATGTGATCCTGAATGTACTGGGCATGCTTATCGGCCGGGGTGTTTTCGAGCTTCTACGAAAGAGGTTAGGGATTGAATGATGAAAGCCCTGCTCTCACGAACGGTGCTTCTGGTACCGATTGGGGACGGGCTTTTTTACATATTAGACTGTAATTTTCAAATAATAGACCTCATTAACAACGGGATGAAACGGTTAAGCTTGACAAAAGTTTGCAATTAATATATCTTTGAATAAAGATATGAGTAACGGAGGCTGTTAGTATGTCTGTAAAACCAGATGATCAGGACTTGGCGCTTAACTTGTTTGTTGTGCTGGCTCGAGCCTATAATTCGGTCACATCCCGCACGAATCGGGATATTCATAGTCATGGATTGAACACAACGGAATTTGGTGTGCTCGATCTGTTGTATTATCGCGGACCACAGCCCTTGCAGAAAATTGGGGAAAAGGTGCTGATCTCCAGCGGAAATATTACGTACGTCGTAGATAAGCTTCAGAAAAAAAAGCTGCTTACCCGGCGTGCATCACAAGATGATCGGCGTGTGATTTATGCTGAGCTGACTGACGAGGGACGTCATTTCTTTGAGCAAATATTTCCACAGCATCATCGCGTCATTATGGAGACAGTGGACGGCTTGTCTGTAGAAGAGAAAGAGCAGGCCATTCATCTGCTAAAAAAGTTGGGGCTAACGGCTGAGGGACAGAAAAGTAACGGCTAATAGGCTCCGAATATCCGCGCTAAATATGCTTTTAGATAAAATACCGGTTTCCCGGTATTTTATTTTTTTGTCGCATTTTTGGGTAGCGGGGTTAATGTAGAGGCGGAAGTCAGGTATAATTGACGAATATCACGCTCGGATGTATTCCCCCGGCTACAGTCTATGGATATAAATACGGCTTTGTCGGGGAAGGAACGAATTATGAATATTCTTCCTAATTTGCTGAATAATGGAAATAAATTTACGAGTGACGGAATGCTAGTTGTTCGGACGAAGTTGGTAGAAGAGACAGAGGTTTCCCAGCGTGTGCGGTTTGAGGTGCAGGATTCGGGCATCGGAATTTCACCGGTGGATCAGATCAAGCTATTTCAGCCCTGTGTGCAGGCAGAGGAAGGCAGTGCCTCACAATATGGAGGAATCGGACTGGGACTATGGATATGCAGTTCATTCGTTGAACTGATGAAGGGACAGTTTGGAGTCGTCAGTGAGCAGGGCAGAGAAGGAGACATAGATAACAAATATGAAAGAACAGTTGCGTTCGATTCACCCATTGGCTTGGACGATTATTGCGGGTACTATATTTGGTCGGATGGCGACATCCATGAGTATCCCGTTTTTGTCCATTTATTTGACCACCCGGTTGGGAGTATCCCCTTTCCATACAGGGATAATCGTATCGGTCAGTTCATTAGTTGGCATTTTTGCCAGCTTTTATGGCGGCTACATTTCCGACCGGATCGGACGGCGTAAAGTGATGCTGGTGTCCATCGCCAGTTGGGCGCTTGTATTCGTGGCTTTTGCGCTGGCTGAAGTGGCCTGGGCCTTTTTCGTCATCAATGCTCTGAATGGTCTGTGCAGATCTTTGTTCGAGCCAACCTCGCGGGCGCTGTTATCAGATGTAACCCCCAAGGAAAAAAGACTGCTCATCTACAATATGAGATATGCGGCGATTAATGTAGGTGTGGTGGCAGGGCCGTTGCTTGGTTTGATGTTAGGATCGGCATCCTCGGGTACACCGTTTATGGTAGCGGCTGGTGTGTATGCGTTGTACGGAGTGTTGCTGCTGATCCAATTTGCTCGGTATGCATCGGATCTGCGTACAGGGACAACGGCGGGAGAGGCTCCACTGCGGATGGGCGAGGCGTTCCGTACAGCCAGTCGTGATCCGGTGTTTATGCCGATTTTGCTGGGCACCGTATTTTGCGTCATGGGTTATGCTCATTCCAATTCCACAATGCCTCAATTCTTGTCCTTATCCTTCGAGGAAGGAACCCGGTGGTTTACATATATGCTTACAGTCAACGCGGTGTGTGTATTGGTTTTTCAATATCCGCTTGTACGGCTGGCAAGCCGTTTTTCCCCGGTGAATTCCTTGATTGCCGGAAATATATGTATTGCGGTCAGCCTATTGCTATGCGGTATGTTAAATTCGGGCTGGTTGTTTATACTGGATATGGTGCTGTTTACAGTGGGCGAAGTGCTGTTGTTCACGATGCTGGACGTATTGATTGACCAAATTGCAGATGCTCAATATAAAGGGACCTATTTCGGTACGATTGGCTTTAACAATCTGGGTAGCGTGCTTGCTCCTTTGTTTGGTGGATGGCTGCTGGATACCTATGGTCAAACAGCGCCGCTTGCCGTTTTTGTTCCCGTTGCGCTGTCGGTCGTGATAGGCATTCCGTTCCTGCTGGTCGCACGCCGCCGTCTGGCGCAGCGTACAGCCCGGATCGCGGCTCGAGGAGGGGAGTCCGTGCAGCAACTGTCATCATAGAAAAGGGAGCTGAGTGCAGAGTGAAGCCGGAAGAAGATGTGCTACGAATCATACAATATATGAATGATCCGCAGGTGTTGGAAGATTTGCGTTATGTGCGGGAGCTGAGGCTGCCGCAAGGCTGTATTGCCGCAGGTTATGTACGTAATCGGGTATGGGACAAGCTGCATGGTTATACAACTTCGACGCCTTTGAATGATATAGATGTTATCTATTTTGACCCGAAAAATACGCTGGAGGAACGGGACGAGCACCTTGAGCTGTCCTTGAACCGCAAGCAGGCGGGACGCAACTGGTCTGTTAAAAATCAGGCGCGGATGCATCTTCGCAACGGAGCAGCTCCTTATGCTTCGGTAGAGGATGCGATGAGCCGCTGGCCTGAGACGGCTACGGCAGTAGCGGTTAGATTGAATGACGAGGACCAAATGGAGATCGTCTGTCCGCATGGATTAAATGATCTGCTGGATATGCGGGTACGCCAAAGTCCATTGTTCCGCCACACGACAGCTTTTCATCAGCGTGTATTTGAGAAGCAGTGGCTGGATAACTGGCCGTTGCTTATTTTAGAGAACTAGAGTGTGTAATCCCAATTTCAGGATATAAGGAGAGAAGACGAACGATGTTTAAAAATATAAAAACAGATTCAGATCGTGAGGAGGTTCTGGAGCTGCTAACCTACGCCGTGCTGGATCACCCTGAACGCGGAGAGGCAGCTTTACGTACCTATCAAGCCTCGGATGACTGGAAGCTGTTCGGTGTCGAAGATGAAGGGCTTATTGTAGGTATTGTCGGATTTGAGGAGCAGGAGGATGGAACCACCGTAATCCGGCATCTGGCCGTGTTGCCCGAAAACCGTCACAGAGGATATGCCAGAGGGATGCTGCTTACGCTCATTCAGGAGCGTAATCCGAAACGGCTGACTGTGGACACGGATGCGGAAGGGGCAGATTTTTTTCGCAACGTGGGCTTTGCCGTATACGGATCGGAGGACTTGTCCGAGGATGGGCAATTTCATTGTGTGTATGAAATGGACGAAGAATAAGCGAATCTCCGGGTCCCGCGTCTCTTTTTTTACATAAGATATGATATGTCGGGAATTGACATCATTCTCATGTAAAAGTTGATGTGCCTTTGGTTGCAAAGGCATTAGCGGGGGAGTTGGGTTCCAATGGGTTACCACTACACGGCTATAGGAGATTCATTAACGACAGGTGCCGGGACGCTGCTGACTGGCGGATTTGTGCCTACCTATCGGCGGATGGCGGAAAAACGTCTTCGTACTCCAGTCAGTTACGAGAATCTGGGAATCAACGGACTGACATCGCAGGAACTGCTGTCTTTGATCCACAACAATCCGCTCTTTCGGTCGGCGTTGAGTCGGGCTGAACTCATAACGGTGACGATCGGCGGGAATGATCTGCGCCCATACGTCAGCGCCCTTGCTGGAGGCTCCGGTTCATCTGCATCGTCCATTCCGCAAGCGGTGAACCGCACGAAAGAACATGTACGCCAAATCGTACATGCCCTGTATCAGATAAAATCCGGCCAGCGTGAGCCATTTATCATTCGAATGGTGGGGTTGTATAATCCTTTGCCAGGCGTGCGGGTGGCGGGGATATATGTGCGCCAATATAACTCATTTCTCGCTACGCTGGGCGGTCCGAATTACCGGGTGGCGAACATTTACCCTGCGTTTGAGGGCAACGAAAGGGAACTGCTCTCGCTGGATCGGGTGCATCCGAACAGTCGCGGCTATCACGTCATTGCGGAGGAGCTGAATCGGCTTGGCTATTCACCATTACGGTGAGCGTAGAAGGAATTTGCAACAGAAGAAAGAGGTCCATCATGGCAGTAGTATCTGACCATGGTGGACCTCTTTATCTTTAGCTGAACCTTTTATAATTCTAAAATAGCTTTCAGCTTGGTACAGTCTTCCTGTAACGCAGGCAGCTGTTCCAAAAAAAGGAGAAGGGCTTTAACGTGGGCTGTTTCCACGTTTTGCTCCGACAGCTCACCCTGTAGCCTGCTTAATATTTGCATATGTTCATTCTGGATTGCTTCATCTAATTCGACTTGCTTCAAGTCTGCGTCCATA
Proteins encoded:
- a CDS encoding VanZ family protein, whose protein sequence is MPSVRLLRTVAFVVFILYMGLLLYWMFLGFGRTLRPGPPYSYNMVPLDTIGRYLRAAQSLPFRVWGVNLLGNIGIFVPFGILLPIIWVSLRRLGSLLLTVVVALVILEVSQMLLGAGTMDVDDVILNVLGMLIGRGVFELLRKRLGIE
- a CDS encoding MarR family winged helix-turn-helix transcriptional regulator; this translates as MSVKPDDQDLALNLFVVLARAYNSVTSRTNRDIHSHGLNTTEFGVLDLLYYRGPQPLQKIGEKVLISSGNITYVVDKLQKKKLLTRRASQDDRRVIYAELTDEGRHFFEQIFPQHHRVIMETVDGLSVEEKEQAIHLLKKLGLTAEGQKSNG
- a CDS encoding MDR family MFS transporter — encoded protein: MKEQLRSIHPLAWTIIAGTIFGRMATSMSIPFLSIYLTTRLGVSPFHTGIIVSVSSLVGIFASFYGGYISDRIGRRKVMLVSIASWALVFVAFALAEVAWAFFVINALNGLCRSLFEPTSRALLSDVTPKEKRLLIYNMRYAAINVGVVAGPLLGLMLGSASSGTPFMVAAGVYALYGVLLLIQFARYASDLRTGTTAGEAPLRMGEAFRTASRDPVFMPILLGTVFCVMGYAHSNSTMPQFLSLSFEEGTRWFTYMLTVNAVCVLVFQYPLVRLASRFSPVNSLIAGNICIAVSLLLCGMLNSGWLFILDMVLFTVGEVLLFTMLDVLIDQIADAQYKGTYFGTIGFNNLGSVLAPLFGGWLLDTYGQTAPLAVFVPVALSVVIGIPFLLVARRRLAQRTARIAARGGESVQQLSS
- a CDS encoding nucleotidyltransferase family protein; its protein translation is MKPEEDVLRIIQYMNDPQVLEDLRYVRELRLPQGCIAAGYVRNRVWDKLHGYTTSTPLNDIDVIYFDPKNTLEERDEHLELSLNRKQAGRNWSVKNQARMHLRNGAAPYASVEDAMSRWPETATAVAVRLNDEDQMEIVCPHGLNDLLDMRVRQSPLFRHTTAFHQRVFEKQWLDNWPLLILEN
- a CDS encoding GNAT family N-acetyltransferase encodes the protein MFKNIKTDSDREEVLELLTYAVLDHPERGEAALRTYQASDDWKLFGVEDEGLIVGIVGFEEQEDGTTVIRHLAVLPENRHRGYARGMLLTLIQERNPKRLTVDTDAEGADFFRNVGFAVYGSEDLSEDGQFHCVYEMDEE
- a CDS encoding GDSL-type esterase/lipase family protein, whose protein sequence is MGYHYTAIGDSLTTGAGTLLTGGFVPTYRRMAEKRLRTPVSYENLGINGLTSQELLSLIHNNPLFRSALSRAELITVTIGGNDLRPYVSALAGGSGSSASSIPQAVNRTKEHVRQIVHALYQIKSGQREPFIIRMVGLYNPLPGVRVAGIYVRQYNSFLATLGGPNYRVANIYPAFEGNERELLSLDRVHPNSRGYHVIAEELNRLGYSPLR